In Candidatus Effluviviaceae Genus I sp., the genomic stretch GCCATCGCCGCCGGCATCTGCGACGGGCTCGGGTACGGCGACAACACGAAGGGCGCCCTGCTCACGCGCGGCCTGGCCGAGATCACGCGGCTCGGCGTGGCGATGGGGGGGGAGCCCGCGACCTTCGCGGGCCTGTCGGGCATGGGCGATCTCATCACGACGTGCATATCCAGGCACAGCAGGAACCGATACGTCGGCGAGCAGATCGCCGGAGGCCGCTCCCTCCGCGAGATCCTCGATTCCATGGTCATGGTCGCCGAGGGCGTGCGGACGACCACGAGCGCCGTGGACCTCTCGCGCCGACACGGGGTCGAGATGCCCATCGCCGAGCAGATGGCCGCCGTGCTCTTCGACGGCAAGGACCCGCGCGAGGCCATCGGCGAGCTCATGATGCGGGACCCGAAACCCGAGAACGCGGCGCCCTCGCGCTGAGCCGCCCCCGAGCGGCCGTCACATTGGCCCTTGTCAGGGCTCGGCACGCGTGGTAGATTCTGCGGTGTCGGGGCGTAGCGCAGTCCGGTTAGCGCACTAGCATGGGGGGCTAGGGGTCGCTGGTTCGAATCCAGTCGCCCCGACCATCACGAGATCAAGGCCGCCGGGGCCGGAGCGGCAACGCGAGCGATGTTTGCTTACAACCTCTACAGGTTGGGAGCGTTCCTGGCCCTGAGGCTCTCTCTGCCCACCGCGCGCAGGATCGCCGCCGCGGTGGGCAGACTGTCGTGCGCCCTCCAGAGACGCACGCGCAGGCACCTCATCGAGAACCTCCGGACCGCCTTCGGCGACACGATGTCGGAGCGCGAGCTGCGCGGGCTCCGCCTCCGCATCTACGCCAACTTCGCCGTCTTCGTCGCCGACTTCCTCAGGTTCCCGTTCTTCACGCGCGACAACCTGGGCGAGTGGCTGACCGAGCGCAGCATCGAGGGCCTCGCGAGGCTGCGTCAGACCGGGGCCGGGGGGCCGCTCGTCTTCCTCACCGCGCACCTCGGCAACTGGGAGCTCGGGGCGGCGGCCGTGGCGCTCGCGGTGACGCCGCTCACCGTGCTCGCGGACACTCACCCGAGCCCGCGAGTCACCGCGTTCTTCAACGGACGGAGGGAGTCGAAGGGCTGCGCGGTCGTCACTGTGTCGTCGTTCCACCGGTGCTTCAGGGCGCTCAAGGGCGGCGGCGCGGTCGCCATCGTCGGCGACCGACCGGTGACCGGACAGGGCATCCACGCGACGTTCATGGGAAAGACGACGCTGGTCCCCGACGGACACGCCGTGCTGGCGCGCCGGCTCGGAGCGACGCTTGTTCCGTGTTTCCTTCTCATGACGGAGGACGGCCGGTACGATCTCCTCGTGGACGATCCGATCGTCCCGAGGACGACGGACGACGAGGCGGGCGACGTCCGCGACTGCGTGAACCGCTGTCTGACGGTGGTGGAGCGGCGCATCCGGGAGCATCCCGAGCAGTGGTACGTCTTTCGGCCCATCTGGGGCGGCGAGGCCGCCCGCACTGCGCGGGGGCGCAGGGGCGCGGCGCGGGTGAGGAGCGCGCGGTGAGGATCGTGGTCGTCATCCCCTGCAAGAACGTCGAGGAGACGATCGGGCGCCTCGTCGGCCGGATCCGGGAGGTCGCCCCCGCGCTGGACGCCCTGGTCGTGGACGACGGCTCCGACGACCGCACCGGCGCCGTCGCCCGGGAGGCGGGGGCGTCGGTCGTCCGTCACGAGGTGAACCGGGGGAAGGGCGCGGCCCTGAAGACAGGCTTCGCCTGCGCCGCCGAGCGCGGGTACGACGCGGTCGTCACGATGGACGGCGATCTCCAGCACGACCCGGCGGCGCTCCCGGCGTTCGTCGAGGCGCTCGAGAAGGAGGGCGCGGACATCGTGGTCGGGTCGCGCATGCGGGCCGTCGGCGCGATGCCCGCCATCAGGATCTGGACGAACCGGACGACCTCCCGCATCGTGTCGCGTCTGGCCGGCCAGGACATCCCGGACAGCCAGAGCGGATACCGCATTCTGAGGACCGACGTCGTGAGGGACCTTCCGCTCGTGACGTCGCGGTACGACACGGAGTCGGAGATCCTCATCCGCGCCGCTCGGCGGGGCGCGAGGATATCGTCCATCCCGATCGAGTCCATCTACGCGGGCGGCGTCAGTCACATCAACCCGTTCGTGGACACGCTCCGCTTCGTGAGGCTCGTGCTGCTCAGTCTCTTCTGGCGATAGGAGGCCTCCTGGACAAGCCCGTGATCCTCGTCAGCAACGACGACGGCGTCCGCGCGCCCGGCATCGCCGCGCTGCACCGCGCGCTCCTGCCGCTCGGTCGAGTGATCGTCGTCGCGCCGGACCGCGAGCGGAGCGCGTCGAGCCACTCGCTCACGCTCGACGTGCCGCTTCGTGCCAACCGGCTGTCCGACGACGTCGTGAGCGTCGAGGGCACGCCGACCGACTGCGTGCTTCTGGCGGTCAAGAACCTGCTGCCGGAGCGCCCGGCGCTCGTGGTCTCGGGCGTCAACCGCGGTCCGAACATGGGGCACGACGTCACGTACTCGGGAACCGTCGCCGCGGCGATGGAGGCCACGATCCTCGGCATTCCGGCGGTTGCCGTCTCGCTGGCCCGCTCGCCCGACGGCGCGTTCGACTACGGACCGGCGGCGGAGGTCGCGGCGGGGGTCGCGTCCCTCGTGCTCGAGCGGGGGCTCCCGCCGGGCACGCTCCTCAACGTCAACGTCCCGAACGTGCCGTCCGGGGGCATCGGGGGCGTCGCCCTCACGAGGCTCGGGAAGCAGGTGTACGAGGACTCGGTCGTGAAGAAGACCGATCCGCGGGGACGGGAGTACTACTGGATCGGCGGACAGAGCTCCGCGACGCCGAGCGGGCCCGGGACCGACTTCGAGGCGGTCGCAAGTGGGCTCGTGTCCGTGACGCCCGTCCATCTCGACCTTACCGACCACGGGTCGCTCGCGGCGCTCCGGGACTGGCCCCTGGCGGATGCGCTCGGGCCCCGCGCCGCGGCGGGCCGGGGCGAGGCGAAGTCGTGAGAGACTGGGACGCGCTTCGCGCCAGGATGGTCGAGGAGCAGATCGCCGCCCGGGGCATCTCGGACGAGCGGGTGCTCGCGGCCATGCGCGCGGTACCCAGGCACCTCTTCGTGGGGCCCGGGTTCGAGGACTCGGCCTACGGCGACCACGCGCTTCCGATCGGGGAGGGGCAGACGATCTCGCAGCCGTACATGGTCGCCCTCATGACACAGGAGCTCGCCCTCGACGGCAGCGAGAAGGTGCTGGAGGTCGGGACGGGCTCCGGGTACCAGACGGCCGTGCTCGCGGAACTCGTCGACCGCGTCGTGAGCGTCGAGCGCGTCGCGTCGCTCGCGCGGCGCGCCCAGGAGACCATCGAGTCCCTGGGCATCGCGAACGTCATCGTCCACATCGGCGACGGGACCATCGGGCTTTCGGAGTTCGCGCCGTACGACCGCATCCTCGTGACGGCGGGCGCGCCCGAGGTGCCGCAGAGCCTGCTCGAGCAGCTCGCCGACCCCGGGATCATCGTGATCCCCGTCGGCGGCCAGGGCTTCCAGGAGCTCAGGGTGATCCGCCGCCGCGCCGGCTCGCTCTCGGAGCGCAACGCGGGCGGCTGCGTGTTCGTGCCGCTCCTCGGCCGTGAGGGCTGGGGCGCGGCGAGATAGGAGGGCGCGGGGGTGCTCGAGGCGCTCGCTGAGATGTGGAACGGTCTGTCGCCCGAGGCTCGCCTCAGGGTGAAGGTGTTCGCGCTGTCGGCGCTCCCCGTCGCGGAGCTTCGCGGCGGGATCCCGCTCGGCGTCGGTTCCGGCATGCCGTGGCGGGAGGCGTTCCTCGTCGCGGCGGCCGGGAACCTCGCGCCGGTCATCCCGCTCCTCTTCGCGCTCGGGCCGATGACGAGGTTCCTCGAGCGCTGGGCCTTCGCGCGGCGCGTCATCGAGGCTGTCTTCGCGCGGACGCGCAGGCGGAGCGGCCTCATCGAGCGGTACGAGGCGATCGGCCTCGCGCTCTTCGTGGCCGTGCCGCTCCCGATGACGGGCGCCTGGACGGGGGTGCTCGCCGCCCACCTCCTCGGCGTGCGGCCGAGGTACGCGGTCCCGGCGGTCGTCGCGGGGGTGGTCATCGCGGGGGTCATCGTCACCCTGGCCTCGCAAGGGGTCTTGCATCTGTGGCGGCTCTAGTGTAGCATCGCAGTTCACGTCGGGGCGTAGCGCAGGCCGGTTAGCGCGCATGGTTCGGGACCATGAGGTCGGAGGTTCAAATCCTCTCGCCCCGACCATCCCACAAGGGAGGCACGGATGTCGCCTCGCCCTGTGAGGATCACGGTGGTCGGTGCCGGCCGCTGTGACGAGAAGACCGCTTCGATCGCCGAGCGCGTTGGCAGGGAGGTCGCTCGCCGGGGCGGTGTTCTCATTTGTGGTGGCCTCGGCGGCGTCATGGAGGCCGCGGCGCGCGGCGCGAGCGAGGCCGGCGGGCTCACCGTGGGCATCCTCCCCGGTCCGGACGCCGCGGCGGCGAATCCGCACATCGCCATCCCCATCGCGACAGACCTCGGACACGCGAGGAACGCCGTGAACGTGCGGGCAGCCGACGCGGTCGTGGCGGTCGAGGGCGGGTACGGGACGCTCTCAGAGGTCGCGCTCGCGCTGGCGATGGGCATCCCCGTCGTGTCGCCGGCGGACGCCGCGGCCGCGCCGGACGTCGTGCGCGCGGCATCGGCCGAGGACGCCGTGGCGACGGCGTTCGCCCTCGCCGAGGGCCGCAGGTCGTGACGGCCTCCCGCGCGAGCGGGCGCTTCCGCGCGAGGCTCGCTCTCGGGCTCGCGGTCGTCGCCCTCGGTCTTGCGGCGACCTCGTGCACGCCGCTCCCGCCGCGCCAGCGCGCCGCGACGGCTCCTCCGGCCGGCCCCGGCGCGCACCACGTGGTGGCGGGCGGGGAGACCCTCTGGCGCATCGCGAAGGCCTACGGCGTCTCGGTGACGGAGATCAAGGAGGCCAACGGCCTGCGCGACGACACCATCCTCGTCGGGCAGCGGCTGTTCATCCCGGGAGCTTCGCGCGCGGTCGTCGCGGCGCCGCGGAGGCCGACGGAAGAACCGAGGCAGGCGGGCGACCTCGCGTTCGCGTGGCCGCTTGCCGGACGGAACAGAGCGTCCGTCAGAAGCCCGTTCGGGACGCGGACCGACCCCATCAACAAGAGCAGGACGTTCCACCAGGGCATCGACATCGAGGCGGCGCACGGCGAGCGGGTGTTGGCGGCGGCCGACGGCGAGGTGGTGTTCGCAAGCCGCATGAGCGGATACGGCACGGTCGTCATGGTGGACCACGGCAGCCGCACGATCACGCTCTACGCGCACCTGTCGCGGGCCGTCGTCGACATCGAGGAGAGGGTGCAGCGCGGACAGACGGTCGGGTACGTCGGAAGCGACGGTCGCGCGACCGGCCCGCACCTCCACTTCGAGGTCAGGGTCAGGGGCGCGTCGGTCGATCCGCTGGACCGCCTTCCGTGACCGCGGAGCGTCGGGCGAGCGGGGGAGGACCATGAGCGCAGACACGAGGACCGATCTCAGGAGCCTCATCCGGAGCGTCCCGGGTTTCCCGAAGACCGGGATCGTCTTCCGGGACATCACGACGCTCGCCAAGGACCCGCGGGGCCTCAGGGCCGCCGTCGATGCGATCGCCGCTCGCTACGAGAAGGAGCGCATCGACGTCGTCGTGGGCATCGAGGCGCGCGGGTTCATCTTCGGGGCCGCCGTCGCGTACCGGCTCGGCGTGGGGTTCGTTCCAGCCCGCAAGCCGGGGAAGCTCCCGGCGGAGACCGTGCGCGCCGAGTACGCCCTCGAGTACGGGACCGACGCCATCGAGATGCACCGCGACGCCGTCGCGCCCGGGCAGCGCGTCCTCATCGTGGACGACCTCCTCGCCACGGGAGGCACGGCGGCCGCCGCGGTGAAGCTCGTCGAGTCGCTCGGAGGAGAGGTCGCCGCGCTGGCCTTCGTCGTCGATCTCGCGTTCCTCAAGGGCCGCGACAAGCTGAGTGGCTACGACGTCTTCCGTCTGGTAGAATACGACTCGGAATAGGCTTGCGCGACGCGTGCGACCTCGGCGCGTCTGCTGACGTTGCGGGCCCCCGTAGCTCAGGTGGATAGAGCAACGGTTTCCTAAACCGTGTGCCGCAGGTTCAAGTCCTGCCGGGGGTACCACATGCCGGGGCCCGCTCTGGGAGCGGGCCCCTTTCTTTGTCCCGCGGGCCGGGCGCCCGGCCTCACGGCAGACGCGGTCACGCGGCCGCGTCCGAAAGCGAAGGCCCCGGCAGGCGGCGCCCGCCGGGGCCTCTTCGCGATGTCCGTCCTCGTCGTCCGCTCCTACCTCACGAGCGCCATCCGGCCGACCTCGGTCACGTCGCCCGCGCGGAGGCGGCAGAAGTAGACGCCCGACGCGGCGTCGGCGCCGGAGGCGTCCTGCCCGTCCCACGACACGGCATGCTCGCCGGCGCCCAGCTCACCGTCCACGAGCTGCCGCACGAGCCTCCCGGCCACGTCGTAGATCGCGAGGTCGACGTGACCCCGCGAAGGCAGCGCGAACCGCACCGACGTCCGCGGGCTGAACGGGTTCGGGTAGTTGGGCGTGAGGAGGAGGCGCGGGGCCGCGGGGCCTTCAGCCACGCTGCTCTGGCTCTCCTCGATCCCCCAGATCTCAACGTCGTCGATGTTCCAGCCGCAGTACCGCCAGCTCGAGTCGGTCGTCCCCATCGTCCACCTGAGATAGACCGTCTCCTGCCCGTCGGCAACGGCTGAGATGTCGATCTCCTGCAGCGACCAGGCGGTCTCCGCGATGGTCCCGCCGTTCTGCCACACGGTCGTGAAGTTCGTGCCGTCGTTGCTGACCCTCACGTACGCGTGATCGTAGATGCTCTGCTCCACGCCGAGCCAGCGGCGGAACTTGAGCGTCACCGACGACAGAGCGGAGCAGTCGATGGCGGTGGACGTGAGGTGGCGTTCCGGCAGGTTGTTCTCGTAGTCGCCGCTCAGGTTGTAGCCGTACACGTTCGTGCCGGTGTAGCCGCTCATCGGATCCGGCCCGCCGTACTGGCCGCCGCCGCCGGTCGGCCTCCCGTAGGCCCAGAGACCCTGCGTCGTCCAGCCCGGGTCCAAGTCCATCGAGAAGCTGTGCACGAGCGTCGGCGCCCCGACGGTCAGAGTGACGCCCCTCGAGGTGTCGCCCACGTGGTCCGTCGTGTTGATGAACTGAACGAGGTCGGTGTACGTGCCGTTCCCGAGCGTGTTGGCCGCCGCGTTGATGGACACCGTGACGTCCGCGGTCGCGTGGCCCTCGAGGTGCCCCGACGCGCTCGAGAGCGTGACCCACGGCTGCGTCTTCGTCACCGCGTAGTCGATGCGGGTGTCGTACTGGTTCTCCAGCGTGTACGTCACGCTGGACGGGGTGAAGGGGCCGCCGGCATCGCCTGCCGCGGCGAGGCCTGAGGACGGCGTCACCTTGAGCCCCGCCGCGTTCGGGTCATAGAGGTCCGTCGTGGTCGCTCCCGTGCTCGCGGGGTCAAGCCAGTTCGACAGGCGGGTCGAGCTCGTGCCGCCGCCGGTCCAGGACAACGAGAAGCTGCCGTACCAGTCGGAGGAGTTGTTGCCGCACGCCGCGTAGCCGCCGTGCAGCTGGCCGATGACGCGGTGGTTCTGGTCGAACAGCGGGCTTCCCGACGACCCGGGCTCCGTCGTGCCCTCGTCCCAGTCCACAACGCGAACGTGCGAGCCGTCACCCGGCGACGAGGTCCCGAGGTAGCTCGTGATCTGCGTCGGGTCGTTCTCGAAGCTGATGCACTTCACGCCGGTGTCGGGGTGGTGGATGGCCGTGGCGGTGGCCGCGACCGCTCCCGTCCTGTCCCAGCCCGCGAACGTGACGCCCCACGACGGGTTCGGGTCCTCGTCGAGCTCCACGAGGGTGAAGTCCGAGTTGGAGTAGGAGGCCCTGAAGTACGAGCCCGTCTGGGAGCTCGACAGCGAGCCCCCGCTCAGCTGCCCGCACACCGGGCTCTGGTAGTTCCAGTACACGACGAGCGAGGCGGCGTTGCTGGACGTGACCCCGCAGTGCCTGGCCGTCATGAAGTAGGGCACGCCGTTCGACGAGGTGTTGTTCACCATGAAGCCGGTGCAGAAGAGCGAGCCGCCGGTCGAGATGACGCCCACGGAGCGGATGTCATCCCGCCAGCGATCGCCCTGCGGGCAGATCACGTCGATGTTGCACGAGCCCGGAGCGCGGGACAGCAGCTCGCCGAAGCCCCGGTATCCCACGTTGACCGACGTGAGCGTCAGGGCGAGGGCCGGGACGGCCTTGGTCGGCACGGTCGCCTCGATCACGATGTCGTCCGAGAGGACGACCGGCGTCCACAGCTCGCCGTGCTCCGCGTTGTCGGCCGCCGTGAACGGCCTGAGGACCTCGCCCATGTCCGCGGCGTAGACCATGAGCCTGCCGCCCTCGGGCATGCGGTAGGTCGTGAAGCCCAGGTTGAGCGACAGGGCGCCGGGGGAGGTGATGCGCAGGCGCCAGAGGCTCACGCCTCCGTCGAGCTCCTCCCACGACCCGTGGGTCGCCGGGGTCATCGAGACGGGGTGGGGAACCGCGTACCGCGGCGCCAGACCCTGCCGGTCGCGCTCCTCGTCCTCGATGGCGAGGGCGTCGCGATCGAGCGGGGCGATGGACAGCTGCTCGACGGACTCGAGCGCCGCCACGGGGAAGTCCGCCGCAGTGGGGGAGACCGGCTCGGAGGCGCCGTGCGCCACGCGGGGGAGGACAAGGACGGTGACGGCCAGAACAGAGGCCAGAACGGCCACGGGACACAGGCTTCGACGGCTGCTCACGGCGATTCCTCCTGCCATCCGCGGAACCGAGACGGAGCGTCCGGCAGGCCGCGGCGCGCCGACCGGACGTGAACCGGCTTCTCCAGACAATGTTACCAGATTGGGCGCGCCGCGTCCAGAGCCGGTCCGGCCGCATGCGGCGGACCACGCGCGCGCGGCGGCGCCGTCCCCGCTCCTTGACCGCCGCCGCGACTTCTGCGAGACTCGCGCTCCATGGACGCCCTGAACGCGCGCAGCACGCCCGCGCCGCTCTCGCCGAGCGGCGCGACGACGCGATGGGAGCGGATCGGCGGTGCGTTCTTCCGGGCGCGGAGCGTCACGCCGATCGGCATCCTCGCGGCCGCGCTGCTCTGGCCGACGCCGGGAGGCCTGACGGCCGCGAGGCTCGCCGGGGCGGCCGCGCTGCTCGTCGCGGGCGAGGCGCTGCGCCTGTGGGCCGTAGGGGTGGCGGGGAAGCTCACGAGGACGAGAGGCTCCAACGTGAAGGGGCTCGTCACGTCGGGCCCCTTCGGCTTCGTGCGAAACCCGCTCTACCTGGGCAACTTCGCCATCGCGGGCGGCGTCGCCGTGCTCTCGAAGGTCGGGTGGCTCCTGTGGGCGATGCCGCTCCTCTTCGCCCTCCAGTACGCGGCCATCGTCGCCTGGGAGGAGCGCGTCCTCGCTCAGGCGTTCGGCGAGGCGTACGACGACTACCGGCGGGGCGTGAGGCGCTGGGTGCCGTCGCCGCGGCGGTACCGCGGCGCGGCCGGCCCGGCGTGGGCGGCCGGCATCGCGTGGAGGAGCGAGCGCGACACCCTCGTCGGCCTCGCCGCCGTCGTCGCGCTGTTGGTCGTGAAACACCTCGCAGCGCACGGGAGCATCGCCGCGTTCTGGCTGGGCGCGGCGCGGGCACTGGGGATGGCACGGTGAAGGTCCGGGCGGCGCGAGCCCGGCAGCAAGCGACAGGGAGGAGGACCAGGATGAAGTCAGCGCCGAAGTCCGAGCGGGTTCCCGCGCCGGTGACGATGCCGGGCGCGGAGGGCGTCAAGGCGGCGAAGCTCATCGGAGCGGACGAGAAGTCGCCGACGGTGGGCATGCGGCTCTTCGAGATCGCCCCCGGTGGGAAGACCCCGTGGCACGCCCACGGCTGGGAGCACGTGATCTACGGCGTCGAGGGGCAGGGGGCGCTCAAGACGGAGCACGGGGACGCGCCGTTCGGGCCGGGCGACTCCCTGCTCGTTGAGCCGGACGAGCAGCACAACTTCGTGAACACCGGGACGGGCACGCTGCGGTTCATCTGCGTCGTCCCACTGCGCGGAGACATGTAGGAGCGGCGACCGGCGGTCCGGCGCGCGGGCCCCGCAAGAAAACCCTTGCGCGGACAGGGACGCCCGGCTAGACTGCCGCTGCACCCACACATGGACGGACGCCTTTTAAACTAGCACGGCGAGGCTAGTAAGGGTGAGCACACCAAACGCGATACGGCGGGTCATCGCAAGCTAGCGCTCGCGAGGCCCGCCGTTGCGTTTGCCCCTCAGCCTCGGGGAGGGTAAGCGTGAGCTGGACGAGCAAGCACCTCCTGGGCCTCGAGGGGGTGACGCGCGAGGAGATCGTCACCATCCTCGACACGGCCGCGAAGTTCCGGGAGGTCCTCGACCGCCCCGTCAAGAAGGTGCCGACGCTGCGCGGCGTGACCGTGGTCAATCTCTTCTTCGAGCCGAGCACGCGCACGCGCATGTCCTTCGAGCTCGCGGAGAAGCGGCTGTCGGCGGACACGCTGAGCTTCACGGCGGCGACGTCGAGCGCGAAGAAGGGCGAGACGCTTCGCGACACGGCGCGGAACATCGAGGCCATGATGGTGGACATGGTGGTCATCCGCCACTCGGCCCCCGGGGCGCCGCACTTCCTCGCCGACCACCTCGACGCCTCCATCATCAACGCGGGCGACGGCGCCCACGAGCACCCCACCCAGGCCCTCCTCGACCTCTTCACGATGAGGGAGCGGATGGGCGACATCGAGGGGAAGAAGGTCACCATCCTCGGGGACGTGCTGCACTCGCGCGTCGCCCGCTCGAACGTGTGGGGGCTCACGGCGATGGGCGCCGAGGTGACGCTCTGCGGCCCGGCGACGTTCATCCCGGCCGAGATCGAGCGCGTCGGCGTCGCCGTGACGACCGACCTCGACGCGGCGGTCGGGGACGCCGACGTCGTCAACATCCTCCGCATCCAGCAGGAGCGGCTCGACGGCTGCTTCATCCCGAGCCTCAGGGAGTACGCCGCGCTCTTCGGCGTCACGCGCGAGCGCGTCGAGCGCATGCGACCGGACGTCGTGATCATGCACCCGGGGCCGATCAACCGCGGCGTGGAGCTCGCGCCCGACGTGGCCGACGGCGAGCGCTCCGTGATCCTCGAGCAGGTGACGAACGGGGTCGCCGTCCGCATGGCGGTCATCTACCTTCTGTCCAGGGCGAGGGCGGCCGAGCGCGTCGAGGGCGCCGAGATCCTCGCGGAGGTGGGACTATGAAGAAGACGCTCCTGAGAGGCGGGCGGCTGGTCGATCCCGCGACGCGCGCCGACGACAGGCTCGACCTCCTCATCGTGGACGGCAAGGTCGCCGAGCGGGCGCCGAACCTGCCGGCGGACGAGTCCACGACCGTCCTCGACGTCGCGGGCCTCGTCGTCTGCCCGGGCTTCGTGGACATGCACGTGCACCTGCGCGAGCCGGGCCGCGAGGACGAGGAGACGATCGAGAGCGGAGGCCTCGCGGCCGTCCACGGCGGCGTCACGGCGATGGCGGCCATGCCGAACACGAGCCCGGCCATGGACACCGCCTCGTGGGTGGAGTTCGTGCGGACGAGGCCGTGCGCCGCGGCCGTGCACCCGATCGCGGCCGTGACGGTGGGGCGCGAGGGGAAGGTGCTGACCGAGATGGCCGAGCTCGCGGCGGCCGGCGCCGTGGCCTTCAGCGACGACGGATCGCCCGTGGCGAGCGGGCACGTCATGCGGATGGCGCTCCAGTACGCCTCGATGGTCGGGCGACCGATCATCGCGCACTGCGAGGATGCCGACCTCGCGCGGGGCGGCGCGATGCACGAGGGGCTCGCCTCGACGATCGCGGGGCTCAAGCCGTCGCCGGCGGCCGCCGAGGAGGTGATGGTCGCCCGCGACGTCATCCTCGCCCGCGCCACGGGCGCGCGGCTCCACATCGCCCACGTCTCCACGGGGGGCTCCGTCGAGCTCGTGCGAAGGGCCAAGGCGGACGGCGCCGCGGTCACGTGCGAGACCTGCCCGCACTACCTGAGCCTGACGGACGACGACGTGAGGACCTACGACACGAGCTTCAAGGTGAACCCGCCGCTCCGGTCGGCCCGCGACGTCGAGGCGCTGCGCGAGGGGCTGGCCGACGGAACGATCGACGCGGTCGCGAGCGATCACGCGCCGCAC encodes the following:
- a CDS encoding dihydroorotase produces the protein MKKTLLRGGRLVDPATRADDRLDLLIVDGKVAERAPNLPADESTTVLDVAGLVVCPGFVDMHVHLREPGREDEETIESGGLAAVHGGVTAMAAMPNTSPAMDTASWVEFVRTRPCAAAVHPIAAVTVGREGKVLTEMAELAAAGAVAFSDDGSPVASGHVMRMALQYASMVGRPIIAHCEDADLARGGAMHEGLASTIAGLKPSPAAAEEVMVARDVILARATGARLHIAHVSTGGSVELVRRAKADGAAVTCETCPHYLSLTDDDVRTYDTSFKVNPPLRSARDVEALREGLADGTIDAVASDHAPHSLEEKQVEFDAAPPGAIGLETTLPVVVTHLVAPGIISLSRAVEVLSVNPAAILGVPGGTLEVGAPADVAVFDAERRWKVDEPWFRSRSRNSPFIGHVLCGRVTMTLRGGEVVFSEPEHDDPGDCEARESDARARGGLPVRV
- a CDS encoding aspartate carbamoyltransferase catalytic subunit, coding for MSWTSKHLLGLEGVTREEIVTILDTAAKFREVLDRPVKKVPTLRGVTVVNLFFEPSTRTRMSFELAEKRLSADTLSFTAATSSAKKGETLRDTARNIEAMMVDMVVIRHSAPGAPHFLADHLDASIINAGDGAHEHPTQALLDLFTMRERMGDIEGKKVTILGDVLHSRVARSNVWGLTAMGAEVTLCGPATFIPAEIERVGVAVTTDLDAAVGDADVVNILRIQQERLDGCFIPSLREYAALFGVTRERVERMRPDVVIMHPGPINRGVELAPDVADGERSVILEQVTNGVAVRMAVIYLLSRARAAERVEGAEILAEVGL